The genomic window GTCTTTGACCTTGGTATTTCCGACTTGGGAAACTCCTCTTCTCAGGTCTGTTGCTGCTACCCGAGATCTTTGACCCAACCTTATTTGCTTTCGTGATATCTTCGACCTTTTTCCCCAGATCATCCCCGAACAGTTTGTCAGTGACGGGATAATCGTTTGAGCATAGCACCCGGAATTCGTCGTTACTTTCGGGTTGGATAATGAACTCTCGTCTTCTTTGTGATAGATCACAGTAGACGTACGTCATCAATTTGAGACCGTCCATTGCCAGGGTTGTGAGGTCCTTCGTTGACGGGCCCTCTCCTTTTTGCTTTGCATTAAGCAGAAGATTGATCTGCTGCAGTTGAGGCACAATTGCCTTGGCTACCAGAGTCTGGGTACGTTGAAGTTTGATGTCTTGATTTCGGATTTTCCGACTGAGGTGTGCTCGAATTTCTTCATTAATCTTAGGTGGTGACAGATTAAGCACATTCCGTGGTCGATTATACTTCTCGCTCACTTCCTTGATCTTTTCAGCATTGAGCACTGCACGCACACCATCGCTAGTTACTTTGGCCAGTTTTTCATGAACCGGCTCGCCACATTTTTCTTCTGTGCCAAAACATTCGGCAAGTTCATCTAAAATAGTGTCGTTATCGAA from Magallana gigas chromosome 9, xbMagGiga1.1, whole genome shotgun sequence includes these protein-coding regions:
- the LOC117692514 gene encoding uncharacterized protein gives rise to the protein MSENSEHSEMAGGLSEEKEAPVNPSILTMMKEMQNNIASLASSVGELKRRGQKRKAENQPCSSKDLSDVSSDEEDEEKTQRDEFGDLVDEVDEVEEFDNDTILDELAECFGTEEKCGEPVHEKLAKVTSDGVRAVLNAEKIKEVSEKYNRPRNVLNLSPPKINEEIRAHLSRKIRNQDIKLQRTQTLVAKAIVPQLQQINLLLNAKQKGEGPSTKDLTTLAMDGLKLMTYVYCDLSQRRREFIIQPESNDEFRVLCSNDYPVTDKLFGDDLGKKVEDITKANKVGSKISGSSNRPEKRSFPSRKYQGQRPYNQTNRPQPFLGQRSFQGYKKKMYPNNKLTKK